Proteins from one Sabethes cyaneus chromosome 2, idSabCyanKW18_F2, whole genome shotgun sequence genomic window:
- the LOC128737254 gene encoding proteasome activator complex subunit 3-like, whose protein sequence is MGEADDTAKKVQEYKDNLIKKAEELIIKGFPEKIVKLNDLLSTPQFSERNFSDVYQDLNIPVPDPIDLNNADAEKPESDEPAAKRPRVDLSTISGTKVMALPNGRVQCNTPICELIEVVKPVIRSLVEDSNLLKMWISFMIPKIEDGNNFGVSIQEDTLAEIQSVETEAAAFFDQISRYFVSRAKIVSKVAKYPHIDDYRRAVQELDEKEFLSLWLVLSGVRNRYCSLHDIVIKNMEKLKKPRSSNAESLY, encoded by the coding sequence atgGGTGAAGCCGACGATACAGCAAAAAAGGTCCAGGAGTACAAAGACAATCTAATCAAGAAAGCTGAAGAACTCATTATTAAAGGATTCCCTGAAAAAATTGTTAAGCTGAATGATTTGCTTTCAACTCCACAGTTTTCTGAGAGAAATTTCTCCGATGTCTACCAGGATCTCAACATTCCAGTGCCAGATCCAATTGATCTAAACAATGCCGATGCGGAGAAACCCGAATCTGACGAGCCAGCCGCAAAACGTCCTCGCGTTGATTTGTCTACGATTAGTGGCACAAAAGTAATGGCGTTGCCAAATGGCCGTGTTCAATGTAATACGCCAATCTGTGAGCTGATCGAAGTGGTTAAACCGGTTATCCGTTCCCTGGTTGAAGATTCTAATCTGCTCAAAATGTGGATCTCATTTATGATTCCTAAGATTGAAGATGGCAATAACTTTGGAGTTTCAATCCAGGAAGACACCTTGGCAGAAATACAGTCGGTTGAAACAGAAGCGGCTGCTTTCTTCGATCAAATTTCTAGATACTTTGTATCCCGAGCGAAGATAGTTTCTAAAGTTGCGAAATATCCACATATTGATGATTATCGTCGTGCCGTTCAGGAACTTGACGAAAAAgaatttttaagtttatggCTAGTATTGAGCGGAGTAAGGAATCGTTATTGTTCATTGCATGACATTGTCatcaaaaatatggaaaaattgaaaaagcccAGATCATCCAATGCTGAAAGTTTGTATTAA